A part of Thermococcus sp. SY098 genomic DNA contains:
- a CDS encoding ubiquitin-like small modifier protein 1 — MKVKVKYFARFRELAGVSEEIVELPDGAKVKDLIKIIKGRHPKFKDEVFEQSEDADVNVSRNGSYVNFDEELKDGDVVALFPPASGG, encoded by the coding sequence ATGAAGGTTAAAGTAAAATATTTTGCTCGCTTCAGAGAGCTTGCTGGAGTTAGCGAGGAAATTGTAGAGCTCCCTGACGGGGCTAAAGTTAAAGATCTCATTAAAATCATAAAAGGGAGACATCCAAAGTTCAAAGATGAGGTTTTTGAACAAAGTGAGGATGCTGACGTTAACGTGTCAAGAAACGGGAGCTACGTGAACTTTGACGAAGAATTAAAAGATGGAGATGTTGTTGCTCTCTTCCCGCCAGCGAGCGGTGGTTGA
- a CDS encoding GbsR/MarR family transcriptional regulator, with product MGIEEARRIMMNHFANAARRFGLSELYGYIYGVLFFADEPLSLGEIAEKTGYSISHVSSALKLLESVGLVTRIKKPGDKKAYFTAIKNLKEWRKAAYYNKLLEDVRQTRVNVQKALEEIKEDRSEEAEKIREKLKFMLKRNEITEKIIKLLVRSDEERLLEKLILCLHELENERA from the coding sequence TTGGGGATTGAGGAGGCAAGAAGGATTATGATGAATCACTTTGCAAACGCCGCAAGAAGGTTTGGACTAAGCGAGCTCTATGGGTACATCTATGGGGTTTTGTTCTTTGCAGATGAACCGCTAAGCTTAGGAGAAATTGCGGAAAAGACAGGATACTCTATTTCTCATGTAAGTTCCGCCTTAAAGCTCCTTGAAAGTGTTGGCTTAGTTACAAGGATTAAAAAGCCAGGAGACAAAAAAGCATACTTCACAGCAATAAAGAATCTGAAAGAATGGAGAAAAGCTGCATATTACAACAAGCTTCTTGAAGATGTACGACAAACAAGGGTAAACGTCCAAAAAGCTCTTGAAGAAATTAAAGAAGACAGAAGTGAAGAAGCCGAGAAAATAAGAGAAAAGCTGAAATTTATGCTTAAAAGAAATGAGATAACAGAGAAAATTATAAAATTGCTCGTAAGGAGTGATGAAGAGAGGCTCCTCGAAAAATTAATCCTCTGCCTGCATGAACTTGAGAATGAAAGAGCTTAA
- a CDS encoding Lrp/AsnC ligand binding domain-containing protein, protein MIAFILITTKTGKENEVAKNLKKIPEVKEVYTLYGNYDVIAKVEVENLQRLNELGNEILKENKGILYTETLICAR, encoded by the coding sequence ATGATTGCCTTTATCTTAATTACAACTAAAACCGGAAAGGAGAATGAAGTTGCAAAGAATCTCAAGAAAATTCCGGAGGTTAAAGAGGTGTACACTCTTTATGGGAACTACGACGTCATCGCCAAAGTGGAAGTTGAAAATCTGCAAAGATTAAACGAGCTTGGAAACGAAATCTTAAAAGAGAATAAAGGAATTTTATATACCGAAACTCTAATCTGTGCGAGGTGA
- a CDS encoding TrkH family potassium uptake protein, with amino-acid sequence MKLKETLALLGEIMLLFSISFLAPLTVALYYKTPISSFLIPMIMSLIIGGFLRSLGTGEEIGIREAFFLVSLAWLSIAVLGALPYIIAGEGSIANPLNALFESMSGFTTTGATVMADFSIHSKAILFWRQLTQWLGGMGIVVLAIAILPRLSVGGSELMSLEAPGPQLEKLTPHIKNTARIFWGIYVGLTAMETLILSTLHYIGIAPKMTPYMALVHSFTTMSTGGFSPLSQSIKAFSPAVQWIITIFMILAGANFALFWYLMRKDCRIIRNEEFRWYIFAILGLSLLTVPYLEHQFNLNFTTAFRYSIFQVASIVTTTGYATMNFYKWVFPAQFILFFAMFLGGSSGSTAGSIKIVRWVIALKAIKRELSLSFHPKSLMNVKLGGIVVGERSIRSALAFIALYFIIFSVSSLFVILNGASVNLNPTDAMSAVAATLGNIGPGIGKIGPMANYLIFPPQTRALMIVLMWFGRLEILTVLVLFTRSYWRW; translated from the coding sequence GTGAAGCTAAAGGAAACACTGGCACTTCTCGGGGAGATAATGCTCCTCTTTAGCATCTCATTTCTTGCACCTTTAACAGTTGCTCTTTATTATAAAACACCCATCTCATCATTTTTGATTCCAATGATAATGAGTCTGATTATTGGAGGCTTTCTTCGCTCCCTTGGAACCGGAGAGGAAATAGGAATTCGAGAGGCATTCTTTCTTGTTTCCTTGGCATGGCTTAGTATAGCGGTGTTGGGAGCTTTACCATACATCATTGCTGGAGAAGGTTCAATTGCCAATCCTCTCAATGCCCTTTTCGAAAGTATGAGTGGTTTCACAACAACCGGGGCAACAGTTATGGCGGATTTTTCCATCCATTCAAAGGCAATTCTGTTCTGGCGCCAGCTAACACAGTGGCTCGGCGGAATGGGAATAGTGGTTCTGGCGATAGCAATACTTCCGAGGCTGAGTGTTGGTGGTTCAGAGCTTATGAGCCTTGAAGCACCAGGGCCGCAGCTTGAAAAACTAACGCCCCATATAAAAAACACTGCAAGGATATTCTGGGGAATATACGTTGGACTAACTGCCATGGAAACCCTAATCTTAAGTACCCTACACTATATAGGCATCGCGCCAAAAATGACACCATATATGGCTCTTGTTCACTCCTTCACTACCATGAGCACAGGTGGATTTTCGCCTCTTTCCCAGTCCATCAAGGCATTTTCTCCAGCTGTTCAGTGGATTATAACAATCTTCATGATACTTGCGGGAGCAAATTTTGCCCTTTTCTGGTATCTCATGAGAAAAGACTGCAGAATAATCAGAAATGAGGAGTTCAGATGGTATATTTTTGCTATCCTTGGCCTTTCACTCCTAACTGTCCCGTATCTGGAACATCAGTTTAACCTTAATTTCACTACAGCCTTCAGGTATTCTATCTTCCAGGTAGCATCAATTGTAACAACAACGGGGTATGCAACGATGAATTTTTACAAGTGGGTTTTCCCTGCTCAATTTATTCTTTTCTTTGCCATGTTTCTTGGAGGGTCAAGCGGCTCAACAGCAGGCTCCATAAAAATAGTCCGATGGGTTATAGCCCTAAAAGCCATAAAAAGAGAACTTTCCTTATCATTCCATCCAAAATCCTTGATGAACGTGAAGCTTGGAGGGATTGTTGTCGGAGAAAGATCTATAAGGAGTGCTCTTGCATTCATAGCACTTTATTTTATCATATTCTCTGTATCATCCCTTTTTGTAATCCTTAATGGAGCCTCTGTTAACCTAAATCCCACAGATGCCATGAGTGCAGTTGCCGCGACACTTGGAAACATTGGACCAGGAATTGGAAAAATAGGCCCCATGGCAAACTATCTTATATTTCCCCCCCAGACAAGGGCTCTAATGATAGTTCTCATGTGGTTCGGCAGGCTGGAAATATTGACTGTTCTTGTGCTTTTCACGCGCTCATACTGGAGATGGTGA
- a CDS encoding SPASM domain-containing protein, translating to MEKIASANISQPEIQRSWNIATIAKPPWANYSHSGKLERLILQLGQGKGKFSEITGIPRSIGCIGNNEFILRREPLSVERIKEIIREFYFANGRELYLTNYDSVEYLISVARHAAAIGIKEVYAVVRIEDIEKIIPEDDVRIIVELEYSKENLKKLKELKWVHGALIMMEPEQYAEFIKSRPEFDGEVYVDLLYPGSLRHLNFNVIEVKRVHSATANMYHDCLAGTLAITADGYALPCPLLRNFIVGDAKKETVKQLRRKKRLKNFWKLTKDGIEECKMCPFKYLCHDCRALEYQASGDIFGIEYCNLEF from the coding sequence ATGGAAAAAATAGCCAGTGCAAACATCTCTCAACCCGAGATACAGAGATCATGGAACATTGCAACCATTGCAAAACCGCCATGGGCAAACTACTCTCACTCAGGAAAATTAGAACGGCTTATCTTACAGCTTGGACAAGGAAAAGGAAAATTTTCCGAAATTACCGGTATTCCGAGATCTATTGGATGTATTGGAAATAACGAATTCATACTAAGGCGAGAACCACTGAGTGTTGAGAGGATAAAAGAGATAATTCGGGAATTTTACTTCGCCAATGGAAGGGAGCTATACCTTACAAATTACGACAGCGTCGAATATCTCATCAGCGTTGCAAGGCATGCAGCTGCAATTGGCATTAAAGAGGTATACGCAGTCGTAAGAATCGAAGATATTGAAAAAATAATTCCAGAAGATGATGTTAGAATAATAGTAGAGCTTGAATACTCCAAAGAAAACTTGAAAAAACTGAAGGAGTTAAAGTGGGTGCATGGAGCATTAATAATGATGGAACCAGAACAATATGCAGAATTCATCAAAAGCAGACCAGAATTTGATGGGGAAGTTTATGTGGATCTTCTCTACCCCGGATCATTAAGGCACCTCAACTTCAATGTAATAGAGGTGAAGAGAGTACATTCTGCAACTGCGAACATGTACCATGACTGTCTTGCTGGAACGCTCGCAATAACGGCCGATGGTTATGCTCTGCCTTGTCCCCTCTTAAGGAACTTCATAGTTGGAGATGCAAAAAAGGAAACAGTTAAACAGCTCCGGAGAAAGAAGAGACTGAAAAACTTCTGGAAACTCACAAAAGATGGAATTGAAGAATGTAAAATGTGTCCATTTAAGTATCTCTGCCATGACTGCAGAGCTCTTGAGTATCAAGCAAGCGGAGACATCTTTGGCATTGAATACTGCAATTTAGAATTCTAA
- a CDS encoding CDP-2,3-bis-(O-geranylgeranyl)-sn-glycerol synthase, protein MNPLFEALWYILPAYFANASPVIFKGKTPMDFGKKFIDGKRLLGDGKTWRGFFGGLFTGIFISIIQYHITPSFYGSFVVALKLGFALSLGALVGDLIGSFVKRRVGMERGYPAVGLDQWGFLITALIFAYPIKTLSTGQVLFLLAVTPFIHWFANVFAYKMGWKSVPW, encoded by the coding sequence ATGAATCCACTGTTTGAGGCACTTTGGTACATTCTCCCAGCATATTTCGCAAATGCATCCCCTGTGATATTTAAAGGGAAGACTCCAATGGACTTTGGTAAGAAGTTCATTGATGGAAAGCGTCTATTAGGGGATGGAAAAACCTGGAGAGGGTTCTTCGGAGGACTATTCACAGGTATTTTTATAAGCATTATCCAATATCACATAACCCCAAGCTTCTATGGCTCCTTTGTTGTGGCATTAAAACTAGGATTTGCCCTTTCTTTAGGAGCCCTTGTTGGTGATTTAATTGGAAGTTTTGTGAAGAGAAGAGTAGGAATGGAGAGAGGTTATCCCGCTGTGGGATTGGACCAGTGGGGGTTTTTAATCACAGCCCTAATTTTTGCATATCCTATAAAGACACTCTCAACTGGGCAAGTTTTGTTTTTACTGGCAGTTACGCCTTTTATTCACTGGTTTGCCAACGTATTTGCATATAAAATGGGATGGAAAAGTGTTCCCTGGTAG
- a CDS encoding hydrophobe/amphiphile efflux-3 (HAE3) family transporter codes for MLKKLAKIIVEYRIAFGLVAVFLLVVSFYGITQLKFETNLANQLPENLPAVQDYFTVQNEFQSNEVLIVVVKIKDIKEGGVYDIRDPQVIQGIYDLEQKLRRHEYITNTMSIADVYINVLGRLPKNMEESKFVLNMLPEGVRNQFISSDYTTTLIIATMNREKNTQALVRVYNEIQNDIDSVKFPQNVEVVQTGTVGILYKFLLFMQHDMYLTMAIAFLFVASLLLYFYRSPIKAVIPLIPLIFGVIMTLGFMGILRIPLDIETTTVGAMLVGMGIDYGVHVTNRYYEERKKGRSIEEAAEESIAETGKALLGAALTTIAGFSALSISVLPGLRRLSLALIMGLGLAALNAVVITPAIIILEEDLRKLITGHYEIPETRSHSGFIAKVFELMGKTVRDNPWKFLALVFVITLFFGYGLTMVTTEVRFEKMIPQNIPEIQVMNDVRYEFGGEDELDVLVKADDVRDPNVVKAIYIFEQSVLSDSYYNNAVEADSIADIVIKKYGYIPEDKEKVQQALEGYQGTPLVSSDYSMTLIRFKGNFMGVSQDEFRKIIRAFEEEIQNSEFPPGVEVSLAGDTYLNYALDKLTNTELQRISTYGTLLVVLIVILLFRSAKLSIAMATPMFLGALWTIGFMGWAGIPFSQVLAGTISMIVGLGVDYGMHLTHRFMEELEEGNPYPIVTAVKSVGPGIFIGALTTAGGFLALLFGELTPMHDFGKTLAFGIFASMLASYLVTPALLQIFYGKQIKKRGEEK; via the coding sequence ATGCTCAAGAAACTTGCAAAAATAATAGTGGAATACAGAATTGCCTTTGGATTGGTGGCGGTGTTCCTCTTAGTTGTCTCCTTCTATGGCATAACTCAGCTTAAATTTGAAACCAATCTGGCAAATCAGCTTCCAGAAAATTTGCCGGCTGTTCAGGATTACTTCACTGTTCAGAATGAGTTTCAAAGTAATGAGGTTTTGATAGTTGTTGTCAAGATTAAGGATATTAAAGAAGGGGGAGTTTATGATATTAGGGATCCACAGGTTATTCAAGGAATCTATGACCTTGAGCAAAAATTGAGGCGGCATGAGTATATAACCAACACAATGAGCATTGCTGATGTTTACATAAATGTTCTTGGAAGGTTGCCGAAGAATATGGAAGAATCCAAATTCGTTCTTAATATGCTCCCTGAAGGAGTTAGAAATCAGTTTATAAGCTCGGACTACACCACTACTCTGATAATCGCCACAATGAACAGAGAGAAGAATACTCAAGCTTTGGTTAGGGTTTACAATGAAATCCAAAATGATATTGATAGTGTTAAATTTCCCCAGAATGTTGAGGTTGTCCAGACTGGGACGGTTGGGATACTGTATAAATTTCTCCTATTCATGCAGCATGACATGTATTTGACTATGGCGATAGCATTTCTCTTTGTTGCTTCCTTACTCCTTTATTTCTACCGTTCTCCAATAAAAGCAGTTATTCCGTTAATACCCCTGATATTTGGGGTTATAATGACCCTTGGATTCATGGGAATTTTGAGGATCCCCCTTGATATTGAAACCACAACTGTCGGGGCAATGCTGGTTGGTATGGGTATCGATTATGGGGTTCATGTAACAAACAGGTATTATGAAGAAAGGAAAAAAGGGAGGAGTATAGAGGAAGCTGCGGAAGAGTCTATAGCTGAGACCGGTAAAGCCCTACTTGGGGCGGCACTTACAACAATAGCCGGTTTCTCTGCTCTCAGCATTTCAGTTCTTCCTGGACTTAGGAGACTCAGCTTGGCCCTTATCATGGGTCTTGGACTTGCGGCACTTAATGCTGTTGTTATAACTCCGGCAATCATAATCCTTGAGGAGGACTTGAGAAAACTCATTACTGGACACTATGAAATACCAGAAACAAGATCCCACTCTGGATTCATAGCAAAGGTCTTTGAATTGATGGGGAAAACAGTTAGAGACAATCCATGGAAATTTTTGGCTTTGGTTTTTGTTATAACACTGTTCTTTGGTTATGGTCTCACAATGGTAACAACAGAAGTGAGATTTGAAAAAATGATACCCCAGAACATCCCTGAAATCCAAGTCATGAACGATGTTAGGTATGAATTTGGAGGTGAAGACGAGCTTGATGTCCTCGTAAAGGCTGATGATGTTAGGGATCCGAATGTCGTAAAAGCAATCTATATTTTTGAGCAAAGTGTTCTCTCGGATTCCTATTATAATAATGCCGTAGAGGCTGATAGCATAGCTGATATTGTGATCAAGAAATATGGCTACATTCCAGAGGATAAGGAAAAGGTACAGCAAGCTCTTGAAGGATATCAAGGAACACCTCTCGTTAGCTCTGATTACTCCATGACTCTAATTCGCTTCAAGGGAAACTTCATGGGGGTTAGTCAGGACGAGTTCAGGAAAATCATACGAGCTTTTGAAGAGGAAATCCAGAATTCAGAATTCCCTCCGGGGGTTGAGGTCTCATTGGCTGGAGATACATACCTTAACTATGCACTTGATAAGCTTACAAACACTGAACTTCAAAGAATCTCTACCTATGGAACTCTCCTCGTAGTGCTTATAGTGATACTGCTCTTTAGAAGTGCGAAGCTTTCAATTGCAATGGCAACTCCCATGTTCCTTGGAGCTTTATGGACAATTGGCTTTATGGGCTGGGCTGGAATACCTTTCAGCCAAGTTCTGGCTGGGACCATTTCAATGATTGTTGGTTTGGGTGTTGATTATGGGATGCATCTCACCCACAGATTTATGGAGGAGCTTGAAGAGGGCAATCCTTATCCGATTGTTACGGCTGTTAAAAGTGTAGGTCCTGGCATTTTCATCGGTGCATTAACAACCGCTGGAGGATTTTTGGCTTTACTCTTTGGTGAGCTCACACCTATGCACGATTTTGGAAAAACCCTTGCATTTGGAATATTTGCATCAATGCTGGCGTCATATCTTGTTACCCCTGCTTTGCTTCAGATATTTTACGGTAAACAAATAAAGAAAAGAGGTGAAGAGAAATGA
- a CDS encoding Lrp/AsnC family transcriptional regulator codes for MSEVKIEEVEYLAEILEKSPRESLLKIAKREGIDYYKLKRLYNKYYGKYVHVSAIYDIAKLGLKSYVAFLSVPREELRRVASEMSKNPFIPSIAAIFGFKNGISAVLHIPKDQTGLIDELLSRYSDDYEYYEVRAYPEKPKEFGEWNLSYDYAILMDILKYDARTSPTRMSEILGKSRPTIRYMIKRLEETGIIRRYSALVDMTAYDRGFCGIADELSEKLLEKFKNYEILIGVLKPRGYLVEWYFSSKEDIGAKIFEFSRYVKKFAIYYFDLLEGIEPSYKFAERVKKDGSGYRSILEF; via the coding sequence ATGAGTGAGGTAAAGATCGAGGAAGTTGAGTATCTTGCTGAGATCTTGGAGAAGTCTCCAAGAGAAAGCCTCCTGAAGATAGCAAAGAGGGAAGGAATAGATTATTATAAACTTAAAAGGCTCTATAACAAGTATTACGGCAAATACGTTCATGTTTCTGCTATCTATGATATCGCAAAGCTTGGATTAAAAAGCTATGTCGCATTCTTGTCAGTTCCGCGAGAGGAGCTAAGAAGAGTTGCCTCAGAGATGTCAAAAAATCCATTTATACCATCGATTGCTGCGATATTTGGATTCAAGAATGGAATTTCTGCAGTTCTTCATATACCAAAAGACCAAACGGGATTAATCGATGAGTTGCTTTCAAGATATTCAGATGACTATGAGTACTATGAAGTGCGAGCTTATCCTGAAAAGCCCAAGGAGTTCGGCGAGTGGAATCTAAGTTATGACTATGCTATTCTGATGGATATATTGAAATATGACGCCAGAACGAGCCCAACAAGGATGTCAGAAATTCTTGGAAAGTCCAGACCTACAATAAGATATATGATTAAGAGACTTGAAGAAACAGGGATAATCCGAAGATATTCTGCCTTGGTTGACATGACTGCATACGATAGGGGTTTTTGTGGGATAGCTGATGAACTTTCTGAAAAGCTTCTTGAAAAGTTTAAAAACTATGAGATTCTCATCGGTGTTTTAAAACCTCGGGGGTATCTTGTTGAATGGTATTTTTCATCAAAAGAGGATATTGGAGCTAAAATATTTGAATTCAGCAGATATGTTAAAAAGTTTGCAATCTATTATTTTGATTTATTGGAAGGAATTGAACCAAGTTATAAGTTTGCAGAAAGAGTAAAAAAGGATGGAAGTGGATATAGATCGATTTTAGAATTCTAA
- a CDS encoding molybdenum cofactor biosynthesis protein MoaE, protein MLAKLFKKPEDFDVNKAIELVSSRKAGGIAIFLGKVREESHGRKVKKLIYEAYKEMALKEMEKIRKEAKEKFPIEEILIWHRYGELEVGENTILIVAAGKHRREAFEACMWAVNEVKKRVPIWKREVTDEGEFWIEGDKIIPAG, encoded by the coding sequence ATGCTCGCAAAACTATTCAAAAAGCCAGAAGATTTTGATGTTAATAAAGCCATTGAGCTGGTTTCTTCAAGAAAAGCTGGAGGTATTGCAATCTTCTTAGGTAAAGTTAGAGAGGAAAGTCATGGACGAAAAGTGAAAAAGCTGATTTATGAAGCCTACAAGGAGATGGCACTTAAGGAGATGGAGAAGATAAGAAAAGAAGCAAAAGAGAAGTTTCCAATTGAAGAAATCCTGATATGGCATCGTTACGGAGAACTTGAAGTCGGGGAGAATACAATATTGATCGTCGCAGCAGGAAAGCACAGAAGAGAAGCATTTGAAGCCTGTATGTGGGCAGTTAATGAAGTTAAGAAGAGAGTTCCAATATGGAAGAGAGAAGTGACTGATGAGGGTGAATTTTGGATAGAGGGAGACAAGATTATACCCGCAGGATAG
- a CDS encoding LEA type 2 family protein translates to MRIVKIIAVLFLIFILWLGYLGYAALNLKPKITAEWGYVDDKTTELWLHIDLGKKLPISLRVDNVTIEWAGVKIGKVENLKLGFMQDKVDGVLILDNYKAVEALKNHIRDGEKSYVKITLGVSIFGISVFKKEFTQQVKTDILSQFNIKTESTGDLIKTPAVEGISSRWGPVGDKYITVYSDVKLYNPNSFPIPVSGVEFNVNIDNYPVATGTLVENTVLPANGYGVVKVKTLLDTSVLPKVWAEHIKRGEESDVSVVIYLKANVLNKEFRIKVADIEKKIKTNIIEQINSMLELKT, encoded by the coding sequence ATGAGGATCGTTAAAATAATAGCAGTCTTGTTTCTTATTTTTATACTCTGGCTTGGTTATCTGGGCTACGCTGCTTTGAACTTGAAGCCAAAAATTACGGCAGAATGGGGATACGTTGATGATAAAACAACTGAACTTTGGCTTCACATAGACTTGGGAAAAAAGCTACCGATATCCCTCAGGGTTGATAATGTTACAATTGAGTGGGCAGGGGTAAAGATTGGAAAGGTTGAAAATCTGAAGCTTGGCTTTATGCAAGATAAGGTTGACGGTGTTTTAATTCTGGACAATTACAAGGCTGTTGAAGCTCTGAAGAACCACATTAGGGACGGAGAGAAAAGCTATGTAAAAATAACTCTGGGAGTTTCTATTTTCGGAATATCAGTATTTAAAAAGGAATTTACTCAGCAAGTTAAGACAGATATACTGTCCCAGTTTAATATAAAGACCGAAAGCACGGGAGATTTAATTAAAACGCCCGCTGTGGAGGGAATTTCTTCGAGATGGGGGCCAGTTGGTGATAAGTACATTACAGTATACAGTGATGTTAAGCTATACAACCCCAACAGCTTTCCGATTCCAGTATCTGGAGTGGAATTTAATGTCAACATAGATAATTATCCTGTTGCTACGGGCACCTTGGTTGAGAATACAGTACTTCCGGCAAATGGATATGGGGTTGTTAAGGTTAAAACGCTCCTTGATACGTCCGTTCTGCCAAAGGTATGGGCAGAACACATAAAGCGCGGCGAAGAAAGCGATGTTTCAGTAGTTATTTACCTGAAAGCCAACGTCCTTAATAAGGAGTTTAGGATCAAGGTTGCCGATATTGAGAAGAAAATTAAAACCAATATAATTGAACAGATAAATTCAATGCTTGAGCTTAAAACCTAA
- a CDS encoding ThiF family adenylyltransferase — translation MLTERELERYDRQIRIFGVESQEKLKKAKVAVVGVGGLGSPVAYYLAAAGVGTLLLIDEQTPELSNLNRQILHWEEDIDKNPKPLSAKWKLERFNSDIKVETFVGKLTRENIEGVLDDVDVIVDCLDNFETRYLLDEFAHKRGIPLVHGAVEGMFGQVTTIIPGKTKCLREIFPKPPKKKEKFPILGATAGVVGTIQAAEVIKLITGYGEPLANKLLIVDLAHGSFEVLNLD, via the coding sequence ATGCTAACCGAAAGAGAACTTGAGAGGTATGATAGACAAATCAGGATTTTTGGAGTGGAAAGTCAAGAAAAGCTCAAAAAGGCTAAAGTAGCTGTTGTTGGTGTTGGAGGGCTTGGAAGTCCAGTTGCCTATTATTTAGCTGCAGCGGGTGTTGGGACTTTACTCTTAATTGATGAGCAAACACCAGAGCTGAGCAACTTAAACAGACAGATACTCCACTGGGAGGAGGACATAGATAAAAATCCCAAGCCCCTCTCAGCTAAATGGAAGCTTGAAAGGTTCAATTCAGACATAAAAGTTGAAACATTTGTAGGAAAGCTTACAAGAGAGAATATTGAAGGAGTTCTGGATGATGTAGACGTTATAGTTGATTGTTTGGATAATTTTGAAACAAGGTACCTTTTGGATGAGTTTGCCCATAAGAGAGGAATTCCGTTGGTTCATGGGGCAGTTGAAGGAATGTTCGGACAAGTTACAACCATAATCCCTGGAAAGACAAAATGTCTGAGGGAAATATTCCCAAAGCCGCCAAAGAAAAAAGAAAAGTTCCCAATTTTAGGGGCAACTGCTGGAGTTGTTGGAACCATCCAAGCAGCTGAAGTCATTAAGCTGATTACAGGCTATGGGGAGCCATTAGCAAACAAGTTATTGATAGTTGATTTGGCACATGGAAGCTTTGAAGTTCTCAACTTAGATTAA
- a CDS encoding NAD-binding protein, with translation MKVIVVGAGRTGFLIAKWLSMKHEVTVVDRNPRILDEISYGLDVFAIPGDATLPETLKRAEVENADYVIATTDNDQTNIIVCSLSKTLGSPFTIARVKRIEYLKVWGHGRRTLGVDLMVCAAPLVAEGIVRVMEYPQLVFFRKLYGDIYVGISSSDIKIPWSFKIDDRNVIIATKDMIERSFKKSKTKKVLILGAGETGRIVAKMLSAKGKEVKLVEDNFKKANEIADELDGVTVIAGNPFSDFLWSEENLSEADIAVVAFDQDYKCFFASALAKEKGIDRVFSMVHRSSHISLFEKIGAISFSPELETAGKITAAVRGKAVLGVVTRPEFQVYALSGEFLEGTPLENLSGIPGPLFRDGRLVLPTPKMKIRKGDIVTVITEGGGMIL, from the coding sequence TTGAAGGTCATCGTGGTTGGTGCCGGAAGAACAGGATTTTTAATCGCAAAGTGGCTCTCAATGAAGCATGAAGTAACTGTTGTCGATAGAAATCCGCGAATTCTTGATGAAATATCATATGGTCTCGATGTGTTTGCCATACCTGGAGATGCAACCCTTCCAGAGACCTTGAAAAGGGCGGAAGTTGAAAATGCCGATTACGTAATTGCAACAACCGACAATGATCAAACAAACATAATTGTGTGTTCTCTTTCAAAAACCCTGGGAAGCCCTTTCACAATAGCAAGAGTGAAAAGGATAGAGTATCTAAAAGTCTGGGGCCATGGGAGAAGAACTCTTGGTGTGGACTTAATGGTCTGTGCTGCCCCCCTTGTAGCCGAAGGTATAGTCCGAGTCATGGAGTATCCCCAATTAGTGTTCTTTAGAAAACTGTATGGGGACATCTATGTAGGGATAAGCTCATCAGATATCAAAATCCCCTGGTCATTTAAAATTGACGATAGAAACGTTATTATAGCGACGAAGGATATGATAGAGAGGTCATTTAAAAAATCAAAAACCAAAAAAGTTTTAATACTTGGAGCGGGGGAAACCGGAAGAATCGTGGCAAAAATGCTCTCAGCAAAGGGAAAAGAAGTTAAACTTGTAGAGGACAATTTCAAAAAAGCAAATGAAATTGCAGATGAGCTCGATGGAGTTACAGTTATTGCCGGAAACCCTTTCAGCGACTTTTTGTGGTCTGAAGAGAATCTCAGTGAAGCTGACATTGCAGTCGTGGCGTTTGATCAAGACTATAAGTGTTTCTTTGCATCAGCACTTGCAAAAGAAAAAGGCATAGATAGGGTTTTTTCAATGGTTCACCGGAGCTCACATATCTCCTTGTTCGAAAAGATTGGTGCTATTTCTTTCAGCCCGGAGCTCGAAACTGCAGGGAAAATAACAGCAGCAGTTAGAGGAAAAGCTGTCCTTGGAGTTGTAACAAGACCCGAGTTCCAAGTGTATGCTCTCAGCGGAGAGTTCCTTGAGGGAACTCCCTTAGAGAACCTTTCCGGAATACCTGGACCTCTCTTCAGAGATGGAAGACTCGTACTCCCTACACCAAAAATGAAGATCAGAAAAGGTGATATTGTCACTGTAATTACCGAAGGAGGAGGCATGATCCTGTGA